The Epinephelus lanceolatus isolate andai-2023 chromosome 14, ASM4190304v1, whole genome shotgun sequence genome has a window encoding:
- the LOC117249840 gene encoding collagen alpha-2(VI) chain-like isoform X1, which translates to MAVISGFILLCMLHAAVPQGVGPRGPRPVPGRGDSPNPTPPPFPPRPEDCKTGIIHCPVKLFFTLDTSETIALQEAPPGSLVTKVKEFTKMFAQELNDELYKGHVQISWSIGGLNFSETQFIFSQFTNKETFIRNVTGIIYEGKGTFTDCALERMAKYMTEHSTGTKSVLFSVVITDGHVTGSPCGGIKAMAEKAREKGIQIFSVAASRSIDDLGMKEIASSPAEVYRDDYIVVDIINDKPRIVTESIQRIIKAMKYQAYLQCYEHKCFETPGLPGPKGYRGAKGLKGDRGLPGPSGEKGRPGDPGIEGPIGQPGPKGEVGLKGDKGEFGAIGAKGAAGVPGKNGTDGQKGKIGRIGAPGCKGDPGDEGPNGYHGEVGETGPPGDKGEKGEGGLDGKTGPPGPKGDEGPKGEDGNPGNPGPPGDKGLPGLPGLVGPPGEGGRRGDPGIKGGQGPDGPKGEKGERGPLGSRGRPGEDGLKGAKGDQGLPGPRGQPGETGLPGGNGTVGSPGDPGPRGDTGPPGPPGDTGRQGFNYPGSRGSTGDRGDPGKKGPRGGRGECGAKGEPGADGPPGEPGKPGQAGGPGERGPRGDPGTDGGPGPVGDPGLNDCDVMTYIRETCGCCDCEKHCGALDIVFVIDSSESVGLTNFTLEKNFVINTINRLGTMASDPASLTGTRVGVVQFSHNGTFEAIRLNDPNINSLSAFKTAVKNLQWIAGGTFTPSALKYAYDHLIRDGKRAKAKVSVVVITDGRYDPRDNENLLQYLCNNNVVVNAIGVGDMFEKKQDDEILASIACNDKNRVTGMKRYVDLVADDFIETMETVLCPDPVIVCPDLPCKRDLDVAPCIQRPVELVFLLDGSMRLGSDNFPYVREFIQKTADRLTLAQNKNDRMRARLALVEFGKENENHLAFGLTHDPAVIADGLARLPYLDTSSSVGPAIFHTIDNILGKGNARKTRRIAEIQFVFLTDGNTDTTNLDEAVSAMRGAQVVSTVVATRGEVDQSVLMKLAMEEPHAIFKGKDFLEMSQSSLFDRFIRWVC; encoded by the exons ATGGCAGTGATTTCAGGGTTCATCTTACTGTGCATGCTCCACGCTGCAGTCCCTCAAGGTGTGGGCCCTCGTGGACCCAGGCCAGTACCCGGGCGAGGTGACAGTCCAAATCCGACTCCACCTCCATTCCCACCCAGACCTGAAGATTGTAAGA CTGGAATAATCCATTGTCCTGTCAAGCTGTTTTTCACGCTCGACACTTCAGAGACTATCGCCTTACAGGAGGCGCCTCCTGGCAGCCTGGTGACGAAAGTGAAGGAGTTCACCAAGATGTTTGCCCAGGAGCTGAATGATGAGTTGTACAAGGGCCACGTCCAAATCTCCTGGTCCATAGGAGGCCTGAACTTCTCCGAGACACAGTTTATCTTCAGTCAGTTCACAAACAAGGAGACCTTCATCAGGAACGTTACAGGGATTATATACGAGGGCAAAGGCACCTTCACCGACTGCGCCCTTGAAAGAATGGCTAAGTACATGACCGAACACTCCACAGGGACGAAGTCTGTGCTCTTCTCTGTGGTCATCACTGATGGCCATGTGACAGGAAGTCCATGTGGAGGGATAAAGGCAATGGCAGAGAAGGCCCGGGAGAAAGGGATCCAAATTTTCTCAGTGGCAGCGTCCAGGAGCATTGATGACTTGGGGATGAAAGAGATAGCCAGCTCTCCTGCTGAAGTGTACCGTGATGACTACATAGTTGTGGACATCATTAATGACAAACCCCGAATAGTGACTGAATCCATCCAACGTATCATAAAAGCCATG AAATATCAAGCCTATTTACAG TGTTATGAACATAAATGCTTTGAGACTCCTGGACTTCCTGGGCCAAAAGGCTATCGAGGTGCAAAA GGTTTAAAAGGAGACAGAGGTCTTCCTGGGCCAAGCGGTGAAAAGGGTAGACCG GGTGATCCTGGCATTGAAGGTCCGATCGGACAACCCGGTCCAAAG GGAGAGGTTGGTTTGAAAGGTGACAAG GGTGAATTTGGAGCAATTGGAGCAAAG GGTGCGGCAGGAGTACCTGGCAAGAATGGAACTGACGGTCAAAAG GGTAAAATTGGCCGCATTGGAGCCCCTGGTTGCAAAGGTGATCCAGGTGACGAG ggACCAAATGGTTACCATGGAGAAGTTGGTGAGACTGGACCACCTGGTGACAAAGGAGAAAAG gGTGAGGGAGGCCTCGATGGAAAGACAGGTCCCCCTGGCCCTAAAGGTGACGAAGGACCAAAG GGCGAAGATGGAAACCCTGGAAATCCAGGACCACCTGGAGATAAAGGACTTCCG GGGCTTCCTGGCTTAGTTGGACCACCAGGCGAAGGG ggaaggagaggagaccCGGGAATAAAGGGAGGTCAAGGTCCTGATGGGCCGAAAGGGGAGAAG GGAGAACGAGGGCCACTGGGAAGCAGAGGCCGGCCGGGAGAAGATGGACTCAAGGGCGCAAAG GGAGACCAAGGACTACCAGGACCGAGGGGTCAGCCAGGAGAAACAGGGCTGCCTGGaggaaat GGCACTGTGGGGAGTCCTGGAGATCCTGGACCCAGGGGAGACACTGGGCCCCCTGGACCACCT GGTGACACAGGAAGACAGGGATTCAACTATCCTGGATCAAGAGGATCCACT GGAGACAGAGGTGATCCTGGTAAAAAAGGACCAAGAGGGGGCAGAGGTGAATGTGGTGCCAAAGGAGAACCTGGAGCTGATGGACCACCAGGAGAGCCT GGGAAGCCAGGTCAGGCAGGTGGACCAGGGGAAAGAGGACCCAGAGGTGATCCTGGAACTGAT gggggtCCAGGACCTGTGGGTGATCCTGGGCTCAAT GACTGTGATGTCATGACTTACATCAGGGAGACGTGCGGTTGTTGTG ATTGTGAGAAGCACTGTGGAGCTCTGGACATCGTATTTGTAATTGATAGCTCAGAGAGTGTCGGCCTGACAAACTTCACCCTGGAAAAGAACTTTGTTATCAACACCATCAACAGGCTGGGAACTATGGCCAGCGACCCTGCGTCATTAACCG GCACAAGAGTTGGAGTTGTTCAGTTCAGTCACAACGGGACCTTTGAGGCCATTCGTCTCAATGACCCCAACATCAACTCGCTGTCTGCCTTTAAAACGGCAGTGAAGAATCTACAGTGGATTGCCGGGGGCACCTTCACACCCTCAGCTCTCAAGTACGCCTACGATCACCTCATCAGGGATGGCAAGAGAGCCAAGGCCAAAGTTTCAGTGGTGGTGATCACAGACGGCCGCTATGACCCACGAGACAACGAGAATCTGCTCCAGTACCTCTGCAACAACAACGTGGTGGTGAATGCCATCGGGGTTGGCGATATGTTTGAAAAGAAGCAAGATGACGAGATCCTGGCGTCGATCGCGTGCAACGACAAGAATCGTGTCACTGGGATGAAGCGCTATGTTGACTTGGTCGCTGATGACTTCATTGAGACGATGGAGACTGTGCTCTGTCCCG ATCCTGTCATTGTGTGCCCTGATCTCCCCTGTAAACGTG ACCTTGATGTAGCTCCATGCATCCAGCGGCCTGTGGAGTTGGTATTTCTACTGGATGGCTCAATGCGGCTCGGGTCGGACAACTTCCCGTATGTCCGTGAATTCATCCAGAAGACGGCAGACAGACTCACACTGGCCCAGAACAAGAATGATCGTATGCGAGCCCGCTTGGCACTCGTAGAGTTCGGCAAGGAGAACGAGAACCACTTAGCCTTTGGTCTCACACACGACCCCGCTGTCATCGCCGACGGCTTGGCACGCTTGCCTTATCTGGATACTTCTTCAAGTGTAGGGCCTGCCATCTTCCACACCATCGACAACATCTTGGGTAAAGGAAATGCTCGCAAGACCAGACGCATCGCAGAGATTCAATTTGTTTTCCTTACAGACGGCAACACTGACACCACAAACCTAGATGAGGCGGTTAGTGCCATGCGCGGGGCACAGGTCGTCTCCACAGTGGTAGCTACAAGAGGTGAAGTTGACCAAAGTGTTCTGATGAAGCTGGCTATGGAGGAGCCGCACGCCATCTTTAAAGGAAAAGACTTTTTGGAAATGTCTCAGTCCAGCTTGTTTGACCGTTTCATCCGGTGGGTGTGTTAA
- the LOC117249840 gene encoding collagen alpha-2(VI) chain-like isoform X2 has product MAVISGFILLCMLHAAVPQGVGPRGPRPVPGRGDSPNPTPPPFPPRPEDSGIIHCPVKLFFTLDTSETIALQEAPPGSLVTKVKEFTKMFAQELNDELYKGHVQISWSIGGLNFSETQFIFSQFTNKETFIRNVTGIIYEGKGTFTDCALERMAKYMTEHSTGTKSVLFSVVITDGHVTGSPCGGIKAMAEKAREKGIQIFSVAASRSIDDLGMKEIASSPAEVYRDDYIVVDIINDKPRIVTESIQRIIKAMKYQAYLQCYEHKCFETPGLPGPKGYRGAKGLKGDRGLPGPSGEKGRPGDPGIEGPIGQPGPKGEVGLKGDKGEFGAIGAKGAAGVPGKNGTDGQKGKIGRIGAPGCKGDPGDEGPNGYHGEVGETGPPGDKGEKGEGGLDGKTGPPGPKGDEGPKGEDGNPGNPGPPGDKGLPGLPGLVGPPGEGGRRGDPGIKGGQGPDGPKGEKGERGPLGSRGRPGEDGLKGAKGDQGLPGPRGQPGETGLPGGNGTVGSPGDPGPRGDTGPPGPPGDTGRQGFNYPGSRGSTGDRGDPGKKGPRGGRGECGAKGEPGADGPPGEPGKPGQAGGPGERGPRGDPGTDGGPGPVGDPGLNDCDVMTYIRETCGCCDCEKHCGALDIVFVIDSSESVGLTNFTLEKNFVINTINRLGTMASDPASLTGTRVGVVQFSHNGTFEAIRLNDPNINSLSAFKTAVKNLQWIAGGTFTPSALKYAYDHLIRDGKRAKAKVSVVVITDGRYDPRDNENLLQYLCNNNVVVNAIGVGDMFEKKQDDEILASIACNDKNRVTGMKRYVDLVADDFIETMETVLCPDPVIVCPDLPCKRDLDVAPCIQRPVELVFLLDGSMRLGSDNFPYVREFIQKTADRLTLAQNKNDRMRARLALVEFGKENENHLAFGLTHDPAVIADGLARLPYLDTSSSVGPAIFHTIDNILGKGNARKTRRIAEIQFVFLTDGNTDTTNLDEAVSAMRGAQVVSTVVATRGEVDQSVLMKLAMEEPHAIFKGKDFLEMSQSSLFDRFIRWVC; this is encoded by the exons ATGGCAGTGATTTCAGGGTTCATCTTACTGTGCATGCTCCACGCTGCAGTCCCTCAAGGTGTGGGCCCTCGTGGACCCAGGCCAGTACCCGGGCGAGGTGACAGTCCAAATCCGACTCCACCTCCATTCCCACCCAGACCTGAAGATT CTGGAATAATCCATTGTCCTGTCAAGCTGTTTTTCACGCTCGACACTTCAGAGACTATCGCCTTACAGGAGGCGCCTCCTGGCAGCCTGGTGACGAAAGTGAAGGAGTTCACCAAGATGTTTGCCCAGGAGCTGAATGATGAGTTGTACAAGGGCCACGTCCAAATCTCCTGGTCCATAGGAGGCCTGAACTTCTCCGAGACACAGTTTATCTTCAGTCAGTTCACAAACAAGGAGACCTTCATCAGGAACGTTACAGGGATTATATACGAGGGCAAAGGCACCTTCACCGACTGCGCCCTTGAAAGAATGGCTAAGTACATGACCGAACACTCCACAGGGACGAAGTCTGTGCTCTTCTCTGTGGTCATCACTGATGGCCATGTGACAGGAAGTCCATGTGGAGGGATAAAGGCAATGGCAGAGAAGGCCCGGGAGAAAGGGATCCAAATTTTCTCAGTGGCAGCGTCCAGGAGCATTGATGACTTGGGGATGAAAGAGATAGCCAGCTCTCCTGCTGAAGTGTACCGTGATGACTACATAGTTGTGGACATCATTAATGACAAACCCCGAATAGTGACTGAATCCATCCAACGTATCATAAAAGCCATG AAATATCAAGCCTATTTACAG TGTTATGAACATAAATGCTTTGAGACTCCTGGACTTCCTGGGCCAAAAGGCTATCGAGGTGCAAAA GGTTTAAAAGGAGACAGAGGTCTTCCTGGGCCAAGCGGTGAAAAGGGTAGACCG GGTGATCCTGGCATTGAAGGTCCGATCGGACAACCCGGTCCAAAG GGAGAGGTTGGTTTGAAAGGTGACAAG GGTGAATTTGGAGCAATTGGAGCAAAG GGTGCGGCAGGAGTACCTGGCAAGAATGGAACTGACGGTCAAAAG GGTAAAATTGGCCGCATTGGAGCCCCTGGTTGCAAAGGTGATCCAGGTGACGAG ggACCAAATGGTTACCATGGAGAAGTTGGTGAGACTGGACCACCTGGTGACAAAGGAGAAAAG gGTGAGGGAGGCCTCGATGGAAAGACAGGTCCCCCTGGCCCTAAAGGTGACGAAGGACCAAAG GGCGAAGATGGAAACCCTGGAAATCCAGGACCACCTGGAGATAAAGGACTTCCG GGGCTTCCTGGCTTAGTTGGACCACCAGGCGAAGGG ggaaggagaggagaccCGGGAATAAAGGGAGGTCAAGGTCCTGATGGGCCGAAAGGGGAGAAG GGAGAACGAGGGCCACTGGGAAGCAGAGGCCGGCCGGGAGAAGATGGACTCAAGGGCGCAAAG GGAGACCAAGGACTACCAGGACCGAGGGGTCAGCCAGGAGAAACAGGGCTGCCTGGaggaaat GGCACTGTGGGGAGTCCTGGAGATCCTGGACCCAGGGGAGACACTGGGCCCCCTGGACCACCT GGTGACACAGGAAGACAGGGATTCAACTATCCTGGATCAAGAGGATCCACT GGAGACAGAGGTGATCCTGGTAAAAAAGGACCAAGAGGGGGCAGAGGTGAATGTGGTGCCAAAGGAGAACCTGGAGCTGATGGACCACCAGGAGAGCCT GGGAAGCCAGGTCAGGCAGGTGGACCAGGGGAAAGAGGACCCAGAGGTGATCCTGGAACTGAT gggggtCCAGGACCTGTGGGTGATCCTGGGCTCAAT GACTGTGATGTCATGACTTACATCAGGGAGACGTGCGGTTGTTGTG ATTGTGAGAAGCACTGTGGAGCTCTGGACATCGTATTTGTAATTGATAGCTCAGAGAGTGTCGGCCTGACAAACTTCACCCTGGAAAAGAACTTTGTTATCAACACCATCAACAGGCTGGGAACTATGGCCAGCGACCCTGCGTCATTAACCG GCACAAGAGTTGGAGTTGTTCAGTTCAGTCACAACGGGACCTTTGAGGCCATTCGTCTCAATGACCCCAACATCAACTCGCTGTCTGCCTTTAAAACGGCAGTGAAGAATCTACAGTGGATTGCCGGGGGCACCTTCACACCCTCAGCTCTCAAGTACGCCTACGATCACCTCATCAGGGATGGCAAGAGAGCCAAGGCCAAAGTTTCAGTGGTGGTGATCACAGACGGCCGCTATGACCCACGAGACAACGAGAATCTGCTCCAGTACCTCTGCAACAACAACGTGGTGGTGAATGCCATCGGGGTTGGCGATATGTTTGAAAAGAAGCAAGATGACGAGATCCTGGCGTCGATCGCGTGCAACGACAAGAATCGTGTCACTGGGATGAAGCGCTATGTTGACTTGGTCGCTGATGACTTCATTGAGACGATGGAGACTGTGCTCTGTCCCG ATCCTGTCATTGTGTGCCCTGATCTCCCCTGTAAACGTG ACCTTGATGTAGCTCCATGCATCCAGCGGCCTGTGGAGTTGGTATTTCTACTGGATGGCTCAATGCGGCTCGGGTCGGACAACTTCCCGTATGTCCGTGAATTCATCCAGAAGACGGCAGACAGACTCACACTGGCCCAGAACAAGAATGATCGTATGCGAGCCCGCTTGGCACTCGTAGAGTTCGGCAAGGAGAACGAGAACCACTTAGCCTTTGGTCTCACACACGACCCCGCTGTCATCGCCGACGGCTTGGCACGCTTGCCTTATCTGGATACTTCTTCAAGTGTAGGGCCTGCCATCTTCCACACCATCGACAACATCTTGGGTAAAGGAAATGCTCGCAAGACCAGACGCATCGCAGAGATTCAATTTGTTTTCCTTACAGACGGCAACACTGACACCACAAACCTAGATGAGGCGGTTAGTGCCATGCGCGGGGCACAGGTCGTCTCCACAGTGGTAGCTACAAGAGGTGAAGTTGACCAAAGTGTTCTGATGAAGCTGGCTATGGAGGAGCCGCACGCCATCTTTAAAGGAAAAGACTTTTTGGAAATGTCTCAGTCCAGCTTGTTTGACCGTTTCATCCGGTGGGTGTGTTAA